The Kluyveromyces lactis strain NRRL Y-1140 chromosome D complete sequence genome has a window encoding:
- the TDA5 gene encoding Tda5p (similar to uniprot|Q06417 Saccharomyces cerevisiae YLR426W Hypothetical ORF): MQGSTTWIQNVDTLWETLQPLIRYPVLPLILVEKLLGLNLRYLYPVLLTYSVLLTIYFHIDTKYKTRGSWISIKDTADPVCVITGGSLGLGNELVKSLMSDIPDIKIVILDVVDPKLDLSITKDRIEFLRCDLSSDEEVENAIKTIKNKFPKVDLLINNAAIRGRFSRLADMPCVEMNKIFHANVLSTIRLIQAFHPKKSANNDFYYVVNIASALGIMSPARASTYAASKAALISYHESWTYELLNDNAMNVRTLLVLPGQMDTQMFQGFEPPRQFLAPVIKAPELAKEITQCCIEGRRGEICRPFYVNFLRMMKCFPEMIIEQLRAFSKMDACLPIGSKSS, translated from the exons ATGCAAGGTAGTACTACATGGATACAAAATGTCGACACGTTATGGGAAACCTTACAGCCGTTAATTAGATACCCAGTTCTACCTTTAATCCTGGTTGAAAA ATTACTCGGCTTAAATCTCCGATACTTATACCCTGTACTTTTGACTTATAGTGTACTATTAACGATATACTTCCACATTGATACCAAGTATAAGACTAGGGGTTCTTGGATATCAATAAAAGACACAGCTGATCCGGTGTGTGTCATTACCGGAGGGAGTCTTGGATTAGGCAACGAGCTTGTAAAATCGTTGATGAGTGATATCCCTGACATCAAAATTGTTATACTAGACGTTGTAGATCCTAAACTAGACTTATCGATTACCAAAGACCGGATTGAGTTCCTAAGGTGTGATTTATCAAGCGACGAGGAAGTTGAAAATGCCATAAAAACCATCAAGAACAAGTTTCCAAAAGTTGATTTATTGATAAATAATGCTGCTATAAGGGGTAGATTTTCCAGACTTGCTGATATGCCATGTGTCGAAATGAATAAGATATTCCATGCAAATGTTTTGTCCACCATACGATTAATCCAAGCATTCCATCCTAAGAAATCTGCAAATAACGATTTTTACTACGTTGTTAATATTGCTAGTGCGTTAGGAATAATGTCACCTGCTAGAGCTAGCACATATGCTGCTTCTAAGGCAGCATTGATATCGTATCATGAATCTTGGACGTATGAGCTTCTGAATGATAATGCGATGAATGTCAGAACACTCTTGGTATTGCCTGGTCAAATGGATACGCAAATGTTCCAAGGGTTTGAGCCTCCAAGACAATTCTTGGCACCAGTAATTAAAGCACCTGAATTGGCCAAAGAGATCACACAATGTTGCATTGAGGGGAGGAGAGGTGAAATATGTAGACCGTTTTATGTGAATTTTCTGAGAATGATGAAATGTTTCCCAGAGATGatcattgaacaattaCGAGCGTTTTCTAAGATGGACGCATGTTTACCAATTGGTAGTAAAAGCTCTTGA